The Streptomyces sp. NBC_00306 sequence CTTCTTCTCCATGCCGACCGCGGCGCTGACCTTGGTCGTCGCGTCCGTGTGGTCGACCTTGTCCTGGATATGGGCGAAGGCGTCCTCGGCGGGGGACGTGGAGTGCGGCTGGGCCTGGGTGCTGCCCGTGTCGTCCGCCGTCACCACGACGGCCGCGGCGGGGCCACCGATGATCAGGGCCGCGGCGGCCGCGACCAGGTACATCCCGCGCCGGCGCTTGGCCGCCCGCTTGGCGGCGACCTCGTCCAGCAGGCCGTTCAGCACCTTGGGGCTGGGGGGAGCGGGTACGACGGGAACGGGCCGCGAGGGCGGGGCGTCCATCCAGCCCGGCGGCTGCATGCTCCGCATGCCCGGCAGATTGACCACATTGCTGCTCGGTCCCGGAGCGGGGGCCTCGGCCAGCATCGCCAGCATGGGCTCCATACCGGAGAAGTCCTCGAGGTTGGCGGCGCAGATCTGGCAGCCGGCCAGATGCATCTCGAAGGCGGCGGCGTCAGCGTCGTCGAGCACGCCGAGCACATACGCGCCAACGGCATCGTGGACGGATTCCTGCTCGTGCATGGTCATGCCCTGACCCCCCTTTCCTCCAGTGCGAGCTTCATGGAACGGAGTGCGTAGAACACCCGGGACCGCACCGTCCCACTGGGTATGCCGAGAGTCTCGGCAGCCTCATTGACCGTGCGCCCCTTGAAATACGTCTCGACAAGAACTTCCCTGTGGGCGGGCGTCAAATCATCGAGTGCATCAGAGAGCGTCATCAGCCACAACGCCTTGTCGATCTCGTCCTCCGCAGGCATGACCTCCAGCGGCGACGGATCGACCTCCTGCGGCCGGGCCTGCCGGCTGCGGTGACCGTCGATGACGATGCGGCGTGCGACCGTCACCAGCCAGGGTCGGACAGAGCCGGTTGCTCGGTTGAGCTGACCGGCGTTCTTCCAGGCACGGATGAGCGTCTCCTGCACCACGTCCTCGGCACGCTGGCGATCGCCGGCAACGAGGCGCAGTACATAGGCGAGCAGAGGACCCGCATGTTCGCGATAGAGCGCGCGCATGAGTTCCTCATCAGGTGCTGAGGAGTCGGTGCGTGGCTTATCGCTTCGATGGCGTGCCCTCTGCGGACGGTCATCGGCCACGGCGGCATCCTTGCGCACCTGAACCTCCCGGTCGAGACCCTGTTTCGGCTGGCTGCTTGTCCCCCTTCACTACGGGGTACGCAGGAGGATCACTCAATGAGTGGCCGAAAAACTTTCAAGATCTTTTCAGGTGTCCGGTTCGGGCCGTTACGGGAGGTCTCAGGCCCGGGCCACGGAGGCCCGGCGCCGGTGCCGGGCGACCCGTTCGCGGTTGCCGCAGACCTCGCTGGAACACCACCGCCGGCGCCGGCCGCGGGAGGTGTCCAGATAGACGCGG is a genomic window containing:
- a CDS encoding zf-HC2 domain-containing protein, encoding MTMHEQESVHDAVGAYVLGVLDDADAAAFEMHLAGCQICAANLEDFSGMEPMLAMLAEAPAPGPSSNVVNLPGMRSMQPPGWMDAPPSRPVPVVPAPPSPKVLNGLLDEVAAKRAAKRRRGMYLVAAAAALIIGGPAAAVVVTADDTGSTQAQPHSTSPAEDAFAHIQDKVDHTDATTKVSAAVGMEKKAWGTHTVLELKNVKGPLKCNLIAVSKTGEEEIVTSWAVPEWGYGIPDSPNPAGKKPLYVHGGAAMDSNDIDHFEVRTFEGKKLVEVEA
- a CDS encoding sigma-70 family RNA polymerase sigma factor, with translation MRKDAAVADDRPQRARHRSDKPRTDSSAPDEELMRALYREHAGPLLAYVLRLVAGDRQRAEDVVQETLIRAWKNAGQLNRATGSVRPWLVTVARRIVIDGHRSRQARPQEVDPSPLEVMPAEDEIDKALWLMTLSDALDDLTPAHREVLVETYFKGRTVNEAAETLGIPSGTVRSRVFYALRSMKLALEERGVRA